cttgaaaattttgttattttaagtTCTAAGAAAGTATCACAAGATTgttctttaattctttctattctttcatcactcattcttctttctatATTACTTAATACATCAAACCTAGCGTAAATATTCAGCTTTTGTATCATAGACCATTTATCTCGCTTTAAAAGCAAAGGTGCAATATGCAAAAGTATAGATATAATCGTATTTCAATGTATAatactaatatattattatatcgTATATCGCACACTATGTTCGTATATATTGAGGTATACCTCATACACATCATCTTTTTTGGGTTCGTTTCTAAATACCCTATTTGATCTTTTTACTGCAAAATTCTTCTCAGATTTAGCTTTATGAACAAggaaaataagagaaaatacCATAAGGTTTTGTTtgtgctttctttttttaaaaaatacctcaaatcttttttttttctttcgttttctcTTGTCATTTTTTATACCTTCTTCGTTCTCCTCTTCCCTTCTCTAATCGCTAAGATATATAAGTTATAgccaaaagagagagaatgatAAGCTAATCGATcttagaaaatattataacaaGGTTGTAtgtattaataatattgaGTGTGTGTTAATACATTAGTTTGAGTTTAAAACACAAAAGTAAAGACAACTTAAGAATTTGGCTGAATTTTGAGAAGAATTAGTAGGAGGGAAAATATAGATCAAAATTAGttgatcttttttatattcaaattagtCTATTTGATGTGATAACTTATGAAAGGTTTTCGGtgattgaaaatgataatgCTTTGACTGTCCTTTTTATCTTTGGCCACTCATCTTTTTACTGAGTAGGAAGAAGAGATTTGGATTTTTGAAACTTCGTGAAATTTGGTGGGATTTTAAGCATTAACTCAAAAAAATTTGGTTTATGTTCAATTGTTGAGAAATTAATGCAAGAATTTGACACAGGAGAAAAACAAAGGTGTATGAAAGTTAAGAGGTTTTCTAATTGTTTCTTCTTGCTAATTCTTTAAAGTCTAGAAAACGAGATACTAATAGAGTAActgttttcatttattctgtatcatatatatgtatttgttcAGTGAGGATCCTCAAACGAAGGCATTTGTATGATACTCGCTTgcacatatattataaaaacttGAGTCTAACTTAACATGTTTCTACATTAACATTTTTCCAAACTTGaaccattttagtttttacacGTACATTAAGATGATTAAAGGGGTGgggggaaagaaaagaaagaaaaaaaaaaattataatggcATTCACTACTCAAAACTTGGTAACTCTCTTGACATGACAAAGTTGAAAAAGTATGTTTCTTTCTCCACACAATTACATTGtacaaagaaacaaagcaACAACCTCTATGATACAAATAGACGTTTTTACTTTCACTACCAAATCACACCCCACCATCATATCTTCAAGTCCACTAAAAATGGGGAAAATAATAGACACCAAGgaacaaaaattgtaaaactaCCATTGGAGAATGGTAAAATACCTATAggaccaaaaaagaaaaaattaataacaacaaaGAACATCTACCACCTGTGCTTGTGACCCAATATTGAATGATACAAGGGTCGACTCGACATCTTGTAGTTGTAGCGCGCATCAAACATTCTAAACATCACTGCCACCAGCAACCTGATTCTTGAATCTATACAATCCATTTGGTGGCTTATTGAAGGTGTGTGAATATTGGAACTCCAGCCTTCGTATATCCATTGGAACAACTATCACAAAGTTCTGGTACTCGGTGAAGGAGGGGCGTGTGTTCTATACATTACACCAGAACTGCCATAGTGGTAGTAGCATGAGGGCTAGACTTGATATAAATTAAGCGACGTGTCAAGCAATGTGCTATATCCATGCAAGAGAACCCCGGTCGTTGGTTACTTGAGGACGGCCTCTAGTTGGCGTTGGAGGTCTATTGGCGTTCAGCTCCTGAATTCATAGAGTACCAATAGAATGGAATCAGTATTGACAACATACAAACAAAGGGGAAGAGAAATCATTATGAATGAATAGATCCGCAGCACCTGCATCCACGTATCTTCTAAATGACGTTCGGGTGATGCCTCTGGGGAAGTCATTGCAGGTGGTAAAGGGTGAATTAGCTTTGGAACAACAACAAGATCTCGACCGAGAACTAAAATAGCTCCAGCATTATTTGCAGTGCCTGTATGCAAGAACCAAAATTATATCAGCGAAGTATTCACAGACCCCAGAAATAAGACCAAGCAAGAAGAATACCGCAGTAATTTGTGGCTGAGAAAAGCGTAATCAAATGCCCTTGAGCAAAACGTTCAAAACCATCCATAACACATTCATGGGCGCGAACTATCAGCTGGAGATCATTATTGTTGCAAAATTCCATGACACGATCAGGCTGCAGTAACAACAATTCCATATGAGCATTTTACCATAGCGGCCAATTCATTCACTGTACTTGAAACGCTATTGAATAAACATTTGTCAGAACAGTGAATGTGCTAACAAGTCAAGGATGATGCATGGAGCTGCTCACGAGCCATTACGCGAAAGGCATATTAGTATATCTTTTAATCAAGGATGAAAGAGAATGTTACATCATATTGATAATTTGATATCAAGTAAAGAAAATTTCCCGAGGCAATACAAAATGCTCCCAACCAAATATAGAGGGCTAGTAATCTCTCTCCCTTTCCCTAAAACTTTCCAAAGCAGAAGCACAAAAATTGTCGTCACTATTCCCCAACGTAAATACCACCACTTCCCTTCGTAGTCCCCTTAATTTCATTAAACCCCATCAACATCGTATTTGTTTTGCATCAAAAGGTCAGTCCTCAACTATTATTTAGATTAGTTTCGTTCATATTAAGAAAGCGTTGATGTTGTCATGATCTTTTTTCCAGAGTTCGCATGTTATTAATGCTGAAAACCAAATGTAATCGGTAATATGCAAAAGACAGTGTGAGCTATCTATGACACATTTAACACTCACCCCAAAAGTGACTAAGCCCGGACCTCTAGCATTTGGCCGCAGTCCTTCCACGCTATCATTTTCTGTAGGGTCGGACCTGtaaaatttcatatcaatACATGCAATAAGTACATTGGCATGATTACAAGTGTTGAAGAGAACAGCATACCAGATATGTATTAAGATCATTACTCAGCTAGTCAAAAGAGTTGAAAACAACTGCATAGAAATGCACTAACCACAGCAAATCCATGAGGACAATCGAACCAGCTTCCATTGTAATTGGACGTTGAATATTCTCAATCTGCTGTACATGATTTATTGACCGACCAATACCACCATgcatacaaattattttcttttcaattaaagCTGCTAGAGGAAGCCAGTTAAATAATCGGTTAATCCGATGCCATGCCCAAATTCCATCCCTCTCTCCCTGTTCCgtaagaaatgaaatgagtAGCTATAACCATTTTACATGatgaaacatgaaaatataCGGGtgtatacaataataataccaTCCGCTCAATACACTCAATCCGGAAGCCAAAAAGAGCATTGATATCAGCAGCTTCATGGTTTCCACGTATCAAATGTACATTCTGCTGATACTCAACCTGCagtaaaaatgtataaaaaatcaGCCAATCAAGGAACAGTATGTGATAGATTGATATTTAACTAACACAAAGCACATTCCTCAAGTACCTTTAAAGCAAGTAGAAGGGTAATAGTTTCAAGGCTGTGTTGACCTCTGTCAACATAATCTCCTAAGAAGAGATAATCGATATATCTGACAGTTGTTCATCAAAAGATATTACGGAAATAGactgaataaaatattattgaagatTCATATTTGTCTTTATGTATAGAACCAAACAATTCTTTACTTACGCAATATCCCCAGCAGTTGAAGGTGCACCATACTCATCAAATAGGCGCATAAGGTCCCCAAATTGACCGTGTAGATcaccaaatatttttataggAGCCTTAAGCTGAAGAACGCTAGGTtcacttgaaaatattttctcagCACTATCACAAAGATCGGCTATTTCATTGCAGTCTAAGAAAAATTGTCTGCGAACAGGAGGCTTCCAACCACGAGGCTTTAGAAGATGTGCGATCAcctgaaaagataaaaaaagaaagcatgctatatcaaaccaaaaaaaataacgggaatcaaagaaaaaaatgcatagTGAAACGCTAGCAATTAAGTGAAAGTATCATCTGCCTCCTTCAATTAACGGCCAGCTTCAGGGTTTTGTTGAAAGGAGACGAGGCATGGCCTCAAACAGTATGAAGTGTAAGCGAtggatttaaattaaaaataaatgcacaaaatcattattaattacGCAAGAGATATGAAAAGGATAGAAATCtcatgtatcaaatataatataaatttgttcaAGGTCATTCTCATCATCGTTATTgttatcatttatttaatatgggctttctctaatttatCATCAAAGAATTTTAATCCTGGGTGATAACGTAGTAAGCAAAATgagattctttttattaaatacataagtaaactaaataataataataaataaataaaagaaaaagaagaaaattgcaACCAATGTCATTCCCTTACATTGTGCATAAAGACTAAATTTGCACCCCTAAGTCTGCATTGCAAGGCCTTATAAAATATTGCTTTAAATTGACCAAAATATCCACACTGAAAACTAATATGTTACATCTAAGAAGGAAATGGGCTTGAAGCAAAGTAGTCCTGTGGAAGAGAGGAATGATTGTGCCAAAAGGAAAATGTTGTTGGACAAAGAAACTAGAGTAATCTCTGGAGGGGGGAGAAACAATGACATATACTCGGAttcaaaacaagttttttcaTTACCCATTCTGCGTCATTCCAGAGACCTCTAACACTACTCTTAGGAAACCAGAAAAAGTTGACTGTGATAAGAAGATCATTATAAAAGGAAGGAGGTTGAGATAATGGACTTCATCCATCCAGTTGGTGACCTGGCAATTGGCAAAGCTTTCATCAAGGAGAATGAGACAATGGAAAAAGATTGCGCAACATCCTAGAGAACTTGGGGTAATGGGTGATACTGGAGCCTGATTTCTGCGGAAGACAATCTTTGGTTGAGAAGGTAAACTGTTGCAgcaactaaaaaatattgatagattGCAAATCCTCTAGACTAGACATATTCACAaacaattatttgaaaaatgttttgaaacaTGTTCAAGCTGAATTTTGATCTGTTCCAATTGGAAGGGACATCTAAATGATTCCTTAATAGAGGATTTTATTTGCTTCGATACAATGCTGACTCTGAGAGCAGTTGGGCAGTGGAGGAATAGAAGAGAGCTCAAACATAAGACATGGTCAGGTGGGAGTTGTTCCTAACAgtcatgaaaagaaaataatttggaaattGAAGGCTGATGTGGATAAAGGGGTGTACCTACTAAACCAAATTCTCTATAAAACTTACTAGAAAGGTAGTTGCATCAAAAGAGGTTCAGAGAAGAGACCCTTCCTCCCCTTTTCTCTTGGGATATTGACAGATATGTTGGGTCGATTGAGTAGGATGGTGGATAGACGGGATTCCAAGTTTGAAGGAAAGGCTTTTACAatctaaagataaaaattgaCATTTCGTTATTTTGTAGAAGTGAGCAATTGACGACCTAATTAAAATTCTGGAAGGCTTCCTAAATTGTCATgtttaaagataaatttagGGAAACAAGTGGCACAAAAAATTCACATATCAGAGTAGAATTCACCATAAACTTATACCAAAGCTCTTTTACAAGTTATCGCAGATATGCTTGGAAGATACTTTATGCATCATTGTGGGTATAAATATAACGAACATTCAACACAATAATTTTGCACAACTTTCATAGgactaaataataatgaacTAATCCTTGAATACCTTCTTGGGCACACTGTTGATGGACATCTGACGATCTAATAGTTTCCTTGCTGCAGTTGCATTCTCAGGAGTCCCATAGCTTACCCTCCGaccttcattttcaaactgaTCAATTGAAAGTTGCCTGACCATGCCACCTAGAGCTCCACCAGTCTCAGCAGCAACAACCACCTGATAGTGCAAATGTACATAGCACAGCACTTTTAGTACACAGCCACctttctattaatatatatgtgcaTATATAAGCGCCAAACATCCTTAGTagttataatatatactaaCAGCTCTATGATGCAGCCTAACTCCAGCAGGAGCAATGCTATTTGATCCAGTAGAATCAGGCTTTATCAAGCTAGAAATCTGTTTCCCACTTGGAGTAGCCTCTGCCCCTCGATCCCTATCAGGAAGCTCAACTTCCCCATTGACTTGTCTTGCCTTAGCTGCAGCAAATGTAGCACTGATAGCCTCAGCTTCTGCTGCTGATGCCTCAACCAAATATTCAACACCTTTACTCATTCGCCTGCACAGTATTATTGTAGATTCAGTTCCAGGATTCTGATTAACGACATTTCAATACAAGTTGAGAAATACGAATTGAGAATCTAGTCTAAGGGAAATTTTACTAACCGTTGGCCTTGAAGCATCGCATTTTCAGTGCTTATATCAGTGTACATGTCACCATTCACAGGAGGAGCAACAGGATTTCCCAGCACCACTGAACCATCAGGAGCAGCTTCTGGCATCGTTTGTCTAGCTCTTTCATCAGTGAACCCATATCTGGGTGGTAATCGTCCAGGTTGAACAGATGCAGCAGCTGCTGCTGCTGCATGTGAAGCTGCACTTGTTGTTTCAGCAGCAGCCATATCTTCAGCAACTAGAAGGTCATCTAACAAAACACCTGCAGGATAtgtgaaaaaatattatcgCACCATGTATTATGAATTCTGAGGTACAGATGCTCTGTGAAATCTCATGAACAAAATACTGATCAGCATGATAAGTTCTGCCCTTCGGACAGTCAGAAGTCTACTGTTTCTATGGACAAGATTTAGACACGGCAAATATTAAGAAGATAAACACTTTTTTAGAATAGCACACtcctaaaaaaaattttaacacAGCTATAATCTCATCAATCATCTCAGCATCATTGAATACACAACATATCAACTCATAATGATGCATTTTCCCAGATTATCTAAAGTAGCTAATAAGATCATGTCTCCCATTGGAGTTACAGCAAACCTACTCTGCCCACTATGattcatcaaaattaaactgTAATCCACTGTGAAAAAATGCACAGCCAGAAGATAATCGAACTAAGATTTCCATATacatgaaaaatgtaaaatattaaagttcaGGTAAGGAAGATccctgatttttttttggggggggggggggtgggGTGGGGGAAAAAGCAACAATttccattgagaaaaaaatgaaaggatacactgacaaacaaaaataacaaaccaacaaaaaagggaaattccCTTTACAACAAGGGGCTCTAACTATGCATAATCATGGTGAtacaataattacaaaaatcttGAGATTGAAGCCacaaagaaatatgaaaacgAACAAGGAACCAAACATCCAAAGGTCACTGATAGCATTTTTTTCCTCACTACAGCATTATTAAGAGGCTTTATATTTTAACGGATGTATTCTACTTctttaatagaatataaagGAAGTATTCtactttaacaaattttgtcaGAGGAAAGTGGAATTCATTGGCAACTTGGGGCCTTAAGTAATCCACCTTATcttcatttaaaaacaacaaagtaAAGGTGTCTCCCCTTGGGTTGCGTCACTACAGTGCTAGTTTCATTATATATTCTTTGGGCATACCATCTGTCTTCCAGAGAAAACCCCTATTTATTATCAATCTGAACAACAAGAATTTGTAATGCAAGTGGATAAATAAAAAGCTTTTGACTCACCACCGCGTAAACCaccataaatgaaaattaggtCACCCACAGCAGCAGCTGCATGCCTGCAACGCCTAGTTAACTCTACGGAAGCATCACCACCTGCTGCATCAGCACTATATCTCCCTGTCCTGGGAGTGGTAACAACAGATTTTATGTCACACCAGACACCAGCTGCAGTATCCAACACTGTAAATAGAGTAATATGAGAACTTTGTAAGACTTCCAGAGGCATGAAATCCTAGGATTAGCAGccataaaataattgtgttaACATAAAGACAGAAGCAAAAGCTGTATGCTAGCCGAAGGGCCAACACaattccaaaaaaagaaaaagaataagaaagaaattgatgcTAACACCACTTGAAAAGAATACAAACTTCTTTTGTTAAATCAACATTAACCAAATTCTGTTAAGATTTTCATTCAAACGCAATAAGTCAAAGCTGAACAGAAAAATAACCAGAACAATGAAGAAACTCTCCATGAAACATTGTTAACAGATTCAACATCTACGTGAGCCTCCCATTGTCAGTAAATATTTCATGGACCAAATCTTACTTTGGAAAACCagggaaaaaagagaaagcaaGAATTCTCGGGAAAATCCCATTATGGGCCTTTGGCAATTATGGAAGGAAATAAACAATAGAGAAGTCAAGGGTTGCTATTTTCTtggataagaaacaatttcattaacaaatgaaatatCCACAGAATATAAGGAGATACAAGATGAACCAAACGGCCAAACCCAACGAGAAGAATGTTCaatgttttgaaatagttGGTCTTGTTTATACTACTCCCAACTAGAGTGCTAACACatctttttgtaaatatgcTTAAGCTTTATAAAAATAGCACTTTTTATAACTTCCAGTTCCTTAGGCCCCTCTTCTGCCTTTTTGGATGTAAATCAGTTATTCTACTTCATGAAAAGTTTTGCTATTGTTGCAAAACCGAAAAAGGATCAGAAGCCTCTGACATCTATTTGTATTAATTccggaaaaaaatatatttttctaacaagACTTTTTATTGAATgatgagaaagaagaaaaatgttcgAGGATACCATCTCCCAAAggatgagaaagaaaataatgaataggaaaaaaaacttgaaccCTTGAAATGGAAACACCAATTGAAAATAACTGCTGCAATAAAGAGAATAGAAATGCAAGGACaccaaaaaagaataatgacTTTCAAACACCAAGAAGTACAAATATATTGATCAATGATAAAAGcttctttaaacaaaaactagaGCAAGCTGAGAAAGCAATGACAAAACTCTATGGGGGTATTTGGGGCGCTAAGTTAGTTATAGTTAGGGAGTTATAATAGTTAGTGTTTGGTGTTTGAGGTTTAAACTACTTTTGTTCCAGTAAGTAATAGCAAACACTAtagtaaagaagaaaagaaacgaTGGGTAAAAATGGTAAACATTGTAGCAAAGAAGGTTTTGAAATAGTATTTAGTATACTTAATTGTAGGTTATAAACAGCTGTACAGACCACTATTGTAGTTGGTCCTCCAAACATGCAAATGAGCTATAATAACCCACTTCAACTTCCAGTTGGTGCCCAAACGGCCCATTGAGACAGTGAaggaaaacataaataaataaacaaaacaacaagCAAAAATTTTGCTAATACAAAATGTTTCTAATCTATAAGAAAgaccaacaaaaaaacaatgaaagaCCAAAGGAGCAACCAAACTTTCTCTAAAATGAGGTATCCAAAACTGAGGAGCCAATTATGTTCCCTAATACCTCTGTGATTATAACCTTACATCTATCGTAACAAATTGGCCTTGCTTTTTGTAATCTTTCATGGCAATGACTCCCGATTATGATTTCTTAACCTCAATGGAATGAAATTTGAGTgtttctcaaaagaaaaaaaagagtaaggTCATACAAAAGAAGAAGCCCACAAAAACCCTACTAAGAAAGGGGTTCCAACTAAGTAAAATATTGCATATggcataataaaaaaaaaaaagttttcagaGTCAATGCCCAATGAGAAATATGGAACCTCACCGAAAACCAAACATATGAATGTGACATATCTTCGTAGGATTATAATCTTTCTTATTAAGTCCAAAGGCTTCAAAAAGTCATCTGGAGAAAAATCTTCTATAAATGCTTCAGGGGGGATCCAAAGGTAAAATATCTACATCATGAAAGAGTTTCCTCTTGATGTAGGAAGAATGGGGTTAATTGGGTAATATTCTAAGTTAATTCCTTTTTTACCCCCACATGCAATTAACTTTATAAATGGGagtctttccttcttttatgAAGCACATtatcattctaataaaagattcACAATCTTAATTCTTGAAGGATTACTCCTTGAGGCTACTTAGGCTATATCACCTTTTTCCGTATCCATTATCTTGATAAATGCTGGAATAAATACACGTAAGGTCTTCATTACTTCAGCATAAGTTgcaaaacaatcaaacaaatttgcGCCTTGATTATAAAGGAAATACTAATAAGACCACCCAAAATGTTCTCCTATTGCTTCAAAAATAGTCTTTCCCAACTTTGTGAAGGTAAATTCTAGATACCAATGCTTTTTATTGGACCACCTTTCgattttcaaatgaaactGCCTCAAGAACTTCCACTTCCCAAGTGTACCCATTCCACTCACAGGTTTTCCATCCTCATTTCTAAGTAAAGATTTGTCAATCATAAACAgagtgagaagaaaaagggactAAGTAAAGCTTTGTCAATCATAAAcggagggagggagggagggttAAGATGAAGTGAGGGGACGCACGCAAAAATGGTGGGAGGAGGCTTATTTCAGGAAAAtcagaaataaataaatataacaaccGTAAATATCCACCTCATTTTTAATCATGTCCACGTTTGTTGGCTTAATAACATATACAAGTATCAACAATCATCCAAACCCCAGAACAGACCAGCACTATGAAAAACAATCCTCACACGTGAAGATGAAGTGATGATAAAACAACCACTCATGATGCTTTGGCCTCTCAACTTGAGCCCCTA
This DNA window, taken from Cucumis sativus cultivar 9930 chromosome 6, Cucumber_9930_V3, whole genome shotgun sequence, encodes the following:
- the LOC101220980 gene encoding serine/threonine-protein phosphatase BSL3 isoform X1, yielding MEVDSSMVPEPDHDPAVQNHSTVSSTAAGVDREQPQAGGGTSPQSMSLPQQQQTTVQMQQTTVVGPRLAPAYSVVNAIIDKKEDGPGPRCGHTLTAVGSVGEEGTPGYIGPRLILFGGATALEGNSAASGTPSSAGSAGIRLAGATADVHCFDVLANKWSRITPLGEPPTPRAAHVATAVGTMVVIQGGIGPAGLSAEDLHVLDLTQQRPRWHRVVVQGPGPGPRYGHVMALVGQRYLMAIGGNDGKRPLADVWALDTAAKPYEWRKLEPEGEGPPPCMYATASARSDGLLLLCGGRDANSVPLASAYGLAKHRDGRWEWAIAPGVSPSPRYQHAAVFVNARLHVSGGALGGGRMVEDSSSVAVLDTAAGVWCDIKSVVTTPRTGRYSADAAGGDASVELTRRCRHAAAAVGDLIFIYGGLRGGVLLDDLLVAEDMAAAETTSAASHAAAAAAASVQPGRLPPRYGFTDERARQTMPEAAPDGSVVLGNPVAPPVNGDMYTDISTENAMLQGQRRMSKGVEYLVEASAAEAEAISATFAAAKARQVNGEVELPDRDRGAEATPSGKQISSLIKPDSTGSNSIAPAGVRLHHRAVVVAAETGGALGGMVRQLSIDQFENEGRRVSYGTPENATAARKLLDRQMSINSVPKKVIAHLLKPRGWKPPVRRQFFLDCNEIADLCDSAEKIFSSEPSVLQLKAPIKIFGDLHGQFGDLMRLFDEYGAPSTAGDIAYIDYLFLGDYVDRGQHSLETITLLLALKVEYQQNVHLIRGNHEAADINALFGFRIECIERMGERDGIWAWHRINRLFNWLPLAALIEKKIICMHGGIGRSINHVQQIENIQRPITMEAGSIVLMDLLWSDPTENDSVEGLRPNARGPGLVTFGPDRVMEFCNNNDLQLIVRAHECVMDGFERFAQGHLITLFSATNYCGTANNAGAILVLGRDLVVVPKLIHPLPPAMTSPEASPERHLEDTWMQELNANRPPTPTRGRPQVTNDRGSLAWI
- the LOC101220980 gene encoding serine/threonine-protein phosphatase BSL3 isoform X2; the encoded protein is MEVDSSMVPEPDHDPAVQNHSTVSSTAAGVDREQPQAGGGTSPQSMSLPQQQQTTVQMQQTTVVGPRLAPAYSVVNAIIDKKEDGPGPRCGHTLTAVGSVGEEGTPGYIGPRLILFGGATALEGNSAASGTPSSAGSAGIRLAGATADVHCFDVLANKWSRITPLGEPPTPRAAHVATAVGTMVVIQGGIGPAGLSAEDLHVLDLTQQRPRWHRVVVQGPGPGPRYGHVMALVGQRYLMAIGGNDGKRPLADVWALDTAAKPYEWRKLEPEGEGPPPCMYATASARSDGLLLLCGGRDANSVPLASAYGLAKHRDGRWEWAIAPGVSPSPRYQHAAVFVNARLHVSGGALGGGRMVEDSSSVAVLDTAAGVWCDIKSVVTTPRTGRYSADAAGGDASVELTRRCRHAAAAVGDLIFIYGGLRGGVLLDDLLVAEDMAAAETTSAASHAAAAAAASVQPGRLPPRYGFTDERARQTMPEAAPDGSVVLGNPVAPPVNGDMYTDISTENAMLQGQRRMSKGVEYLVEASAAEAEAISATFAAAKARQVNGEVELPDRDRGAEATPSGKQISSLIKPDSTGSNSIAPAGVRLHHRAVVVAAETGGALGGMVRQLSIDQFENEGRRVSYGTPENATAARKLLDRQMSINSVPKKVIAHLLKPRGWKPPVRRQFFLDCNEIADLCDSAEKIFSSEPSVLQLKAPIKIFGDLHGQFGDLMRLFDEYGAPSTAGDIAYIDYLFLGDYVDRGQHSLETITLLLALKVEYQQNVHLIRGNHEAADINALFGFRIECIERMGERDGIWAWHRINRLFNWLPLAALIEKKIICMHGGIGRSINHVQQIENIQRPITMEAGSIVLMDLLWLVHFYAVVFNSFD